GGTCCATATATAAGCCTTGGAAACTTCTCTGATGGTCCAACTTGGCAATCATATAATTTACCACCATACAACGTTCCTACAAGCAGTGGTAGTAATTATAGAATTAGATTTGTTTCTGTTTCAAGTGCTGGTGGCGACCCAAGTGTTGGTAATTTCCTTGATGCAGTAAGTGTAACTTCTCTTGAATGTAGCTCTGCTCCAACTTCTGGTAGCGTTACATTATTACCTTCGGTAACTATGGCTTTAACAACTGCAAACAATGATCAAACAGTTTGTATCAATAACTCAATAGTTGATATTGTTTATTCATCTCAAGATGCAACGAACATATCTGTTTCTGGATTACCTATTGGAGTGAATGGAACTTTTGATTCAACATCTGGTAACTTCACAATTACTGGAACACCAACAGAATCTGGAACATTTAACTATGCTGTTACTGCGATTAATGATTGTAATAATGTTGTATTAAACGGAACACTTTTAATTAATCCTAGCGTTACTCCAACGTTTACACCAATAACAATTTGTAATGGTGATACATTAACATTACCTACTACATCTTTAGAAGGTATTACTGGAACTTGGTCGCCAGCTGTCAATAATACTGCTACGACAACCTATACATTTACTCCAGATAATTCAAGTCAGTGTGGAATATCAACTACGTTTACTGTAAATGTTAATCAACCAGTTATAGCAACATTTAATAGTTTAACAGCTATTTGTTCTGGAGAAACTGCACCAAGTTTACCAGCAACTTCACTTGAAGGATTTACAGGAACTTGGTCACCAAGTACAATAAGCAATACAGCTTCTGGAACTTACACCTTTACTCCAAATGCTGGACAATGTGCAGCAGTTGGTACTTTAAACTTTGTTGTTAACCCATTAATTGTTTCAACATTTAATAATGTATCAATATGTCAAGGTGAAAATATAAGTTTCCCAGTTACTTCTAACGAAAATTATACTGGAACTTGGTCTCCAAATGTAATTGACAACACACAATCTGGAAGTTATACTTTCACTCCAAATGCTGGTCAATGTGCTGCTAATGGCGTTTGGAATATTACTGTGCTTCCTACATTTGATTTTGAAATCTTAGGAAGTTGTGTAGGTTCAAATTATACTCTTGAAGTTAATCCGTTGAATAATAGTTTTGATTTATCAACGTCAAACTTTACTTGGTATAATAGTAATCTACAAATGGTTGGTGGAAATGATGCTACTTTCAATGTATCACAATACATTAATTCAACTACCGAAGTTGAAGAAATTCCAATCACATTTAGTGTTACTGTTACCAATGCTGATGGTTGTACTTTCTCAAAATCATTTACTATTAATAATGTAGCTTGTCAAATTCAAAAAGGTATTTCTGCTAATGGCGATGGATTGAATGATAGTTTTGAATTATCAGGTTTTGATGTTAAAAAACTGACCATTTATAATCGTTATGGTATGAAAGTATATAGCAAAAATCAATATACTAATCAATGGGTTGGTCAAGCAGATAATGGAGATGAACTTCCTGACGGAACTTACTACTATGTCATTGAATTTAATGGCGGAGGTGAAACCAAAACTGGATGGATTTACATTAACCGTGAACAATAATAATTGAAAAACTAAAAAGCCTTGATTTAATATTCAAGGCTTTTTTTTTAATATAACAACTTGGCTTCTTTTACAACTGATATCAAAATATCACTATCAATTTCTTCTAAAGATTTATAACGAAGAGATTTTACAGTATTTCTACCATTATCAGCTATTAAATATTCTAAATTATTTTTAAGCTGAAATCCTTTCGCAAATCCTACATCTACAAAACCATGTTTATGACTAGCATTTAAATAACAAAAAGGTTTCTTCTTATAATAAAAATAAGGTACATTCCATT
The window above is part of the Flavobacterium sp. PMTSA4 genome. Proteins encoded here:
- a CDS encoding DUF1801 domain-containing protein, which produces MKPTDLYILNQPDKFKDILLHIISVIENNLPNSTLEYKWNVPYFYYKKKPFCYLNASHKHGFVDVGFAKGFQLKNNLEYLIADNGRNTVKSLRYKSLEEIDSDILISVVKEAKLLY